One window from the genome of Halomicrobium zhouii encodes:
- a CDS encoding metallophosphoesterase family protein: MTPIPQFSDTVESRHERLDVDDYGAVYVVGDVHGSRAALERLLAELDPADDDRLVFVGDLVRKGPDSPGVVDLVRDDDRLVSVRGNNEQKVVRGDKDPDWLRDGDRAYFESLPVVISFDDALVVHGGVDPGRPLDDHTVDELLTMRAPDGDGYDGPFWYDDYDGPHRVFFGHTVHDSPVEREYAVGLDTGCVYGGMLTAYDYRNDDCVTIEQTTTHEQRDDAKIVSVV; this comes from the coding sequence ATGACTCCCATCCCACAGTTCAGTGACACCGTCGAATCACGCCACGAACGACTCGACGTCGACGACTACGGAGCGGTGTACGTCGTCGGCGACGTCCACGGAAGCCGGGCCGCCCTGGAGCGGCTCCTGGCCGAGCTCGACCCGGCCGACGACGACCGGCTCGTCTTCGTGGGCGACCTGGTGCGAAAGGGACCGGACAGCCCCGGCGTCGTCGACCTCGTCCGCGACGACGACCGACTCGTCAGCGTCCGCGGGAACAACGAACAGAAGGTCGTCCGCGGCGACAAGGACCCCGACTGGCTCAGAGACGGCGACCGGGCGTACTTCGAGTCGCTTCCCGTCGTGATCTCCTTCGACGACGCACTGGTCGTCCACGGCGGCGTCGACCCCGGTCGACCGCTGGACGACCACACCGTCGATGAACTGCTGACCATGCGTGCGCCCGACGGTGACGGCTACGACGGGCCGTTCTGGTACGACGACTACGACGGGCCCCACCGCGTCTTCTTCGGCCACACTGTCCACGACAGCCCCGTGGAACGGGAGTACGCCGTCGGCCTGGACACCGGCTGCGTCTACGGCGGGATGCTCACCGCCTACGACTACCGGAACGACGACTGCGTTACGATCGAGCAGACGACGACCCACGAGCAGCGCGACGACGCGAAAATCGTCTCCGTGGTCTGA
- a CDS encoding nucleotidyl transferase AbiEii/AbiGii toxin family protein encodes MISRDRLRVLARELGVRQGYAEKNYVNSWLLWGIFTSQYGDNLLFKGGTALSKLYFPQSWRFSEDLDFGVAGQYQGSADELRAVLERITARSGIEFSIGEHHESRQDHYPTHYVDISIQYRAVLNHPNTTSVDVMVDEHVAFDPVGRSHEYEDVPTFDLQAYSVEEIFAEKLRAIYQRGVARDYYDLYQLLETETVGIDFAAVRPAFEAKCEHDGLRIELASGLPDEQRDGVRRQWETTLPDLTGDLPAFQTVWGRLDSAISEHESE; translated from the coding sequence ATGATCAGCCGCGATCGTCTCCGCGTCCTCGCTCGCGAACTGGGCGTCCGACAGGGGTACGCCGAGAAGAACTACGTCAACTCGTGGCTCCTCTGGGGGATCTTCACGAGCCAGTACGGCGATAATCTCCTGTTCAAGGGCGGGACCGCCCTGAGCAAACTCTACTTTCCGCAGTCCTGGCGGTTCTCGGAAGACCTCGATTTCGGCGTCGCAGGTCAGTATCAGGGATCAGCGGACGAACTCCGAGCGGTTCTCGAAAGGATCACCGCACGGTCGGGTATCGAGTTCTCGATCGGAGAGCACCACGAGTCTCGACAGGACCACTACCCGACGCACTACGTCGACATCAGCATCCAGTACCGGGCCGTCCTGAACCACCCGAACACGACCAGCGTCGACGTAATGGTCGACGAGCACGTCGCGTTCGACCCGGTTGGCCGAAGCCACGAGTACGAGGACGTCCCGACGTTCGATCTGCAGGCGTACTCCGTCGAGGAGATTTTCGCAGAGAAACTTCGTGCGATCTACCAGCGCGGCGTCGCTCGTGACTACTACGACCTCTATCAACTCCTCGAAACCGAGACGGTGGGGATCGACTTCGCTGCGGTACGCCCCGCGTTCGAAGCAAAGTGCGAACACGATGGGCTCAGAATCGAACTGGCTTCGGGGCTTCCGGACGAGCAGCGAGATGGAGTCCGGAGACAGTGGGAGACGACGCTCCCGGACCTCACGGGCGACCTGCCAGCGTTTCAGACGGTATGGGGGCGACTCGACAGCGCGATTTCCGAACACGAGTCGGAGTAG
- a CDS encoding DUF7260 family protein yields the protein MTADPAHLDPAPDGPLGAARRALTVERQRTTDERDALASFLERVRNVDVVEPTPVQGPRRKIQTPQTTGVATVRDAYVETVMSVPHYDEEYGDSYVESLEAEFGADVAAALVQGHFGEYCKQSVLAKTEQALDERERFLSTLDAERESLADTEERIHTILDRVEGTVDDEDGKPSFSALEGRRSTLQNLQAECDEVAADRQAAIRRQHRQLWVPRSAPDVPAYVYQGLDETYPVLSTIADLGECITNRRRTVERRMSEAK from the coding sequence ATGACAGCCGACCCGGCCCACCTGGACCCAGCGCCGGACGGCCCCCTTGGGGCCGCGCGGCGCGCCCTGACCGTCGAACGCCAGCGAACGACCGACGAGCGCGACGCACTCGCGTCCTTCCTCGAACGGGTACGGAACGTGGACGTCGTCGAACCGACGCCCGTGCAGGGCCCGAGACGAAAGATCCAGACACCTCAGACGACGGGTGTGGCCACCGTCCGCGACGCGTACGTGGAGACTGTGATGAGCGTCCCCCACTACGACGAGGAGTACGGCGACAGTTACGTAGAGAGCCTCGAGGCCGAGTTCGGAGCGGACGTCGCAGCGGCGCTCGTCCAGGGCCACTTCGGCGAGTACTGCAAGCAGTCGGTGCTCGCGAAGACCGAACAGGCGCTGGACGAGCGGGAGCGATTTCTGTCGACGCTCGACGCCGAGCGGGAGTCGCTGGCCGACACCGAAGAACGGATCCACACCATCCTGGACCGGGTCGAGGGAACGGTCGACGACGAGGACGGGAAGCCGTCGTTCAGCGCGCTCGAGGGGCGCCGGTCGACGCTGCAAAACCTGCAAGCAGAGTGCGACGAGGTGGCCGCGGACAGACAGGCAGCCATCCGCCGCCAGCATCGCCAGCTCTGGGTTCCCCGGTCTGCACCGGACGTCCCCGCGTACGTATACCAGGGGCTCGACGAGACGTATCCCGTCCTCTCGACGATTGCCGACCTGGGCGAGTGTATCACGAACCGCCGTCGAACCGTGGAACGGCGAATGAGCGAGGCAAAATAA
- a CDS encoding type IV toxin-antitoxin system AbiEi family antitoxin domain-containing protein, producing MSATKTSRSKRGGLSARESRLLSRLAAEGHQIITLDDVEATLEVAPETAREIASRLAKKGWLDRLLPGTYLIIPLAAGEESMYTVHEYLIATHVAEPMYVGYYSALDHHGLTEQVPRTVSVVTPTRAQSREIHGVPYRVTTVTERKFFGSEPTSIEGTTVHVSDLEKTLVDCADHPEFCGGIHQIASAMVAADEQGCSWATVGEYLQRLGNGAATKRLVYIADVLGIDLPTRDALVDSFTSGYSLLDPTQPESGSHDSEYRLRINVEPDALEPAES from the coding sequence ATGAGTGCGACAAAAACCTCAAGAAGTAAACGCGGCGGGCTCTCGGCTCGGGAGAGTCGCCTCCTCTCGCGGCTCGCCGCGGAGGGACACCAGATAATTACCCTCGACGACGTCGAAGCGACGCTAGAGGTTGCCCCCGAGACGGCCAGAGAGATCGCTTCCCGACTCGCGAAGAAAGGCTGGTTGGACCGGCTGCTCCCCGGAACGTACCTCATCATCCCGCTCGCCGCCGGCGAAGAGTCGATGTACACCGTCCACGAGTACCTCATCGCGACGCACGTGGCCGAGCCGATGTACGTCGGCTACTACAGCGCGCTGGACCATCACGGCCTGACCGAACAGGTGCCGCGGACGGTCTCCGTCGTGACGCCGACCAGGGCGCAGAGCCGTGAAATCCACGGCGTTCCCTATCGCGTGACGACAGTCACCGAGCGGAAGTTCTTCGGCTCAGAACCGACGTCTATCGAGGGAACGACGGTCCACGTCAGCGACCTCGAGAAGACGCTCGTCGACTGCGCGGACCATCCCGAGTTCTGCGGTGGGATCCATCAGATCGCATCGGCGATGGTCGCTGCCGACGAACAGGGGTGTTCGTGGGCGACCGTAGGGGAGTACCTCCAGCGACTCGGCAACGGTGCCGCGACCAAACGACTCGTCTATATCGCCGACGTCCTCGGGATCGATCTCCCCACTCGTGACGCACTCGTCGATTCGTTCACGAGCGGCTACTCCTTGCTGGACCCGACCCAACCCGAGTCGGGATCCCATGACAGCGAGTACCGCCTCCGGATCAACGTCGAACCGGACGCGCTCGAACCGGCGGAATCCTGA
- a CDS encoding zinc-dependent alcohol dehydrogenase family protein: protein MKAAVYRGPGDISIEERDRPEIEDPTDAIVRVTHTAICGSDLWFYRGEEDRADGAPVGHEPMGVVEEVGDEVRHVEPGDRVFAPFAISCGECEFCRKGLHTSCANGASWDEDNGGAQGEYVRSPHANGTLVRVPDRYADDEDALESLLPLTDVMGTGHHAAVCANVEAGDTAVVVGDGAVGLCGVLAAKRLGAERIVAMGHHEDRLELAREFGATEVVSARGEEAIEEARELTYGGANHVLECVGAEAALETAAKVVRPGGHVGYVGVPHVESAEFVEQLFFRNASFTGGPAPVRQYAEELMVDVLQGTLDPSPIFTKTVDLDGVPDGYEAMDQREAIKVMVHVGA, encoded by the coding sequence ATGAAGGCAGCAGTGTATCGCGGCCCAGGTGACATCAGTATCGAAGAGCGAGACAGGCCCGAAATCGAGGACCCGACGGACGCCATCGTTCGCGTCACCCACACGGCGATCTGCGGGTCTGACCTCTGGTTCTACCGCGGCGAGGAGGACAGGGCCGATGGCGCACCCGTCGGCCACGAACCGATGGGGGTCGTCGAGGAGGTGGGCGACGAGGTCCGCCACGTCGAACCGGGCGATCGAGTGTTCGCGCCGTTCGCGATCAGTTGCGGCGAGTGCGAGTTCTGTCGCAAGGGACTCCACACGTCGTGTGCCAACGGCGCCTCCTGGGACGAGGACAACGGCGGTGCACAGGGCGAGTACGTTCGCTCGCCCCACGCCAACGGCACGCTCGTCCGCGTTCCCGACCGGTACGCCGACGACGAGGACGCCCTCGAATCCCTGCTCCCGCTGACGGACGTCATGGGAACGGGCCACCACGCCGCGGTCTGTGCGAACGTCGAGGCCGGCGACACGGCCGTCGTGGTCGGCGACGGCGCGGTCGGCCTCTGTGGCGTGCTCGCCGCGAAACGCCTCGGCGCCGAGCGTATCGTCGCCATGGGCCACCACGAGGACCGCCTCGAACTCGCCCGGGAGTTCGGCGCGACAGAGGTCGTCTCCGCCCGCGGCGAGGAGGCAATCGAGGAGGCCCGGGAACTCACGTACGGCGGCGCGAATCACGTCCTCGAGTGCGTCGGCGCCGAAGCGGCGCTGGAGACTGCCGCGAAGGTGGTCCGCCCCGGTGGACACGTCGGGTACGTCGGTGTCCCCCACGTCGAGAGCGCCGAGTTCGTCGAACAGCTGTTCTTCAGGAACGCTTCGTTCACCGGTGGTCCCGCGCCGGTACGACAGTACGCCGAGGAACTCATGGTCGACGTGCTCCAGGGGACCCTCGACCCGTCGCCGATATTCACGAAGACCGTCGACCTCGACGGCGTCCCGGACGGCTACGAGGCGATGGACCAGCGGGAGGCGATCAAGGTCATGGTGCATGTCGGAGCCTGA
- a CDS encoding MATE family efflux transporter gives MVDYDRLFGLWRRTVSLSWPISVQQALTTLMRTVDVVVAGLFAPAYVTAIGLADLYAQVPLRIGLGLGTGAIALSSQDTGRAATATRDRAITQAFLIGALAGLPLIVLGLLFSDVFIAVLGAEAEVVRLGAQYLTLVFAAAPMRIVGLVGARSLQGTGDTVTPMIVNGGANLCNAVATVVLALGLGPVPGFGIVGIGLATLLARTVEALAITGAIASARTDLSFARPRSLTITRQIVGVSLPNLAEGMSASLANFPFNALLLVFGTEVNAAYHIGRRIYQQLAGPIYRAVNTAASITVGQSLGEGDPAGARYAGFAIAALSILTMGAAGVVLVAGADPIASVFTDDPETLGYAAAFTRVFGVSMLFFGVFFPFAGSLRGAGDTRTPFYARATGTFVFMLGGSYLLAIPLGWGLSGVYVGLILSYICWAVIAVAGFVWGDWADRAAGMMAERAEVSD, from the coding sequence ATGGTCGATTACGACCGGCTGTTCGGGCTCTGGCGGCGGACCGTCTCGCTGTCCTGGCCGATCAGCGTCCAGCAGGCGCTGACGACGCTGATGCGGACGGTCGACGTCGTCGTCGCGGGGCTGTTCGCGCCGGCGTACGTCACCGCCATCGGGCTCGCCGACCTGTACGCCCAGGTCCCGTTGCGGATCGGACTCGGGCTGGGGACGGGCGCCATCGCCCTGTCGAGCCAGGACACTGGCCGGGCGGCCACGGCGACCCGTGACCGGGCGATCACCCAGGCGTTCCTGATCGGCGCACTGGCGGGTCTGCCGCTCATCGTCCTCGGACTCCTGTTCTCGGACGTCTTCATCGCCGTCCTCGGCGCCGAGGCCGAGGTCGTCAGGCTCGGTGCGCAGTACCTCACGCTCGTGTTCGCCGCCGCGCCGATGCGCATCGTCGGCCTGGTCGGCGCCCGGTCGCTCCAGGGCACCGGCGACACGGTCACGCCGATGATCGTCAACGGCGGCGCCAACCTCTGCAACGCGGTCGCGACGGTCGTGCTCGCGCTCGGGCTCGGGCCGGTCCCGGGGTTCGGCATCGTCGGCATCGGGCTGGCGACGTTGCTGGCGCGGACCGTCGAGGCCCTGGCGATAACGGGCGCCATCGCGAGCGCCCGGACCGACCTCTCGTTCGCCCGGCCGCGGTCGCTCACGATCACCCGCCAGATCGTCGGCGTCAGCCTCCCGAACCTGGCCGAGGGGATGAGTGCGTCGCTCGCGAACTTCCCGTTCAACGCGCTGTTGCTCGTGTTCGGGACGGAGGTCAACGCCGCCTACCACATCGGACGCCGCATCTACCAGCAGCTCGCGGGGCCGATCTACCGGGCCGTCAACACCGCCGCGAGCATCACCGTCGGCCAGTCGCTGGGCGAGGGTGACCCAGCGGGCGCGCGCTACGCCGGGTTCGCCATCGCGGCGCTGAGTATCCTCACGATGGGTGCCGCGGGCGTCGTCCTGGTCGCCGGCGCCGACCCCATCGCGTCGGTGTTCACCGACGACCCGGAGACGCTCGGGTACGCGGCCGCGTTCACCCGCGTGTTCGGCGTCTCGATGCTGTTCTTCGGGGTCTTCTTCCCCTTCGCCGGCAGCCTGCGCGGTGCCGGCGACACCCGGACGCCGTTCTACGCGCGAGCCACCGGGACGTTCGTCTTCATGCTCGGCGGGTCGTACCTGCTCGCGATTCCGCTGGGCTGGGGCCTGTCCGGCGTCTACGTCGGACTTATCCTGAGTTACATCTGCTGGGCGGTCATCGCCGTCGCCGGCTTCGTCTGGGGCGACTGGGCCGACCGCGCCGCCGGGATGATGGCCGAGCGGGCCGAGGTCTCCGACTGA
- the ppk1 gene encoding polyphosphate kinase 1, with the protein MSEGDLTDPDYYLNRELSELAFQERVLREGIDERNPPLERLRFLAFFTKNTDEFFMKRVGGLKQQIKAGVTRTTPDGRTPKQQWREILDAARPLFREQSEYWERTLKPTLAENGIEIREPDELPVDKREQLQVYYEESILPTLTPLAFDPAHPFPFISNLSLSLAVLSADGNGGTQFTRVKIPSNQPRLIAVPGSGDQYVLIEDLIEATLDLLLPDLEILDVSKFKVTRNAEVRRNEEVAEDLIDMVEEVLEERRFATVVRLEVDADMPEESVSILKDQLDVQEREVFYRDGPIDFEDFFELVDLEYPDLKRPDWTPKAHPRLASVTSDAGDGATDIFAEIRDGDILAHHPYHSFEGTIQRFLDAAANDPDVLAVKAAIYRTASDSKVIQSLIDAADNGKQVAVMVELKARFDEQNNLEWVRQLEEEGIHVAYGTVGLKTHTKTALVVRQEDDGVQLYSHVGTGNYHSETAKGYSDLGLLTADRDVGHDLTKVFNFFTGPTLDDSFRKLLIAPVTMRERFTAMIEREIEHAEAGRRARIVVKVNGLEDPAMVAALYRASMAGVDIDLIVRDICRLRPGIEGLSENITVHSIVGRFLEHARIFYFENAGEPEWYIGSADWMTRNLDHRVEAVAPVENRQLREQLRFVLEASLLDNRRRWVMQSDGHYEQVTPGDEPERDIQEILMVATRAAVDRGHGPGLEVDTDLVEGDLLVDDVPEPAVDSGSAEPDAASTDGDDVAAADGVKAAKSDGGSTSLFDVHADRWYHPDSETYDWAVRTADGERRYFKTRDGARERLRAEYK; encoded by the coding sequence ATGAGTGAAGGAGACCTGACCGATCCCGACTACTACCTCAACCGGGAACTCTCGGAACTCGCCTTCCAGGAGCGCGTCTTGCGCGAGGGGATCGACGAGCGGAATCCGCCCCTCGAACGGCTCCGATTTCTCGCCTTCTTCACCAAGAACACGGACGAGTTCTTCATGAAGCGCGTCGGTGGACTGAAACAGCAGATCAAGGCCGGTGTCACCAGAACGACGCCGGACGGGCGGACCCCGAAACAGCAGTGGCGTGAGATACTCGACGCCGCCCGTCCCCTCTTCCGGGAACAGTCGGAGTACTGGGAACGGACGCTGAAGCCGACGCTGGCCGAGAACGGGATCGAGATCCGCGAGCCGGACGAGCTACCGGTCGACAAGCGCGAGCAGTTGCAAGTCTACTACGAGGAGTCGATCCTCCCGACCCTGACGCCGCTCGCCTTCGACCCGGCCCACCCGTTCCCGTTCATCTCGAACCTGTCGCTGTCACTGGCGGTGCTCTCCGCCGACGGAAACGGCGGGACGCAGTTCACGCGCGTCAAGATCCCGTCGAACCAGCCGCGACTGATAGCGGTCCCCGGGAGCGGGGACCAGTACGTGCTCATCGAGGACCTGATCGAGGCCACCCTCGACCTCCTGTTGCCCGACCTCGAGATCCTGGACGTCTCGAAGTTCAAGGTGACCCGGAACGCCGAGGTCCGGCGCAACGAGGAGGTCGCCGAAGACCTCATCGACATGGTCGAAGAGGTCCTGGAGGAACGTCGGTTCGCCACGGTCGTCAGGCTGGAGGTCGACGCCGACATGCCCGAGGAGTCGGTGTCCATCCTCAAAGACCAGCTCGACGTCCAGGAGCGGGAGGTGTTCTACCGGGACGGACCGATCGACTTCGAGGACTTCTTCGAACTCGTCGACCTGGAGTATCCGGACCTCAAACGACCGGACTGGACGCCGAAAGCCCATCCCCGGCTGGCGTCGGTCACGAGCGACGCCGGCGACGGGGCGACGGACATCTTCGCCGAGATTCGGGATGGTGACATCCTCGCCCACCACCCGTATCACTCCTTCGAGGGGACGATACAGCGGTTCCTGGACGCGGCGGCGAACGACCCGGACGTCCTCGCCGTGAAGGCAGCCATCTATCGCACGGCGAGCGATTCCAAGGTGATACAGAGTCTCATCGACGCCGCCGACAACGGCAAACAGGTGGCGGTGATGGTCGAACTCAAGGCCCGCTTCGACGAGCAGAACAACCTCGAATGGGTGCGACAGCTCGAAGAGGAGGGGATCCACGTCGCGTACGGGACCGTGGGTCTAAAGACGCACACGAAGACTGCCCTGGTCGTGCGCCAGGAGGACGACGGCGTCCAGCTGTACTCCCACGTCGGCACCGGAAACTACCACTCCGAGACGGCGAAGGGCTACTCCGACCTCGGGTTACTGACGGCCGACCGCGACGTCGGCCACGACCTCACGAAGGTGTTCAACTTCTTCACGGGGCCGACGCTCGACGACAGCTTCCGGAAGCTCCTCATCGCGCCCGTGACGATGCGCGAGCGGTTCACGGCCATGATCGAGCGCGAAATCGAGCACGCGGAGGCCGGTCGACGGGCGCGGATCGTCGTCAAGGTGAACGGCCTCGAAGACCCGGCGATGGTCGCGGCGCTGTATCGCGCCTCGATGGCCGGCGTCGATATCGACCTGATCGTCCGGGACATCTGCCGGCTCCGCCCGGGCATCGAGGGGCTGAGCGAAAATATCACCGTCCACTCCATCGTCGGCCGGTTCCTCGAACACGCCCGGATCTTCTACTTCGAGAACGCTGGCGAGCCCGAGTGGTACATCGGGTCGGCCGACTGGATGACCCGGAACCTCGACCACCGGGTGGAGGCAGTCGCGCCCGTGGAGAACCGCCAGCTTCGGGAACAGCTCCGGTTCGTCCTGGAAGCGTCGCTGCTGGACAACCGTCGACGGTGGGTGATGCAGAGCGACGGCCACTACGAGCAGGTCACGCCGGGCGACGAACCGGAACGGGATATCCAGGAGATACTGATGGTGGCGACGCGAGCCGCCGTCGACCGTGGTCACGGACCCGGACTGGAAGTCGATACGGACCTCGTCGAGGGCGACCTCCTGGTCGACGACGTGCCGGAGCCGGCGGTGGACAGTGGGTCCGCGGAGCCGGACGCCGCATCCACCGACGGCGACGACGTCGCGGCGGCCGACGGGGTGAAAGCGGCGAAATCGGACGGCGGCAGTACATCTCTCTTCGACGTCCACGCCGACCGCTGGTACCACCCCGATAGCGAGACGTACGACTGGGCGGTGCGAACTGCCGATGGCGAGCGTCGGTACTTCAAGACCCGTGATGGTGCCCGAGAACGGCTTCGAGCCGAGTACAAGTAA